CAGCATCGCGGCGTCACAGAGCTGACAATAGATCGACACGGTCGCATGGTCATGCGGCTGCTCCCGGCGCTTGGCATCAGGCCGCGAAATTGGAATGCCCAGCTCATTCGCAACGTGATCATTGCAGAGACGAAACGGGTCTCGCTCGCCTATGTGAAGACGATGACAATGGCGCTTAGAGGATTTTTGCGGTTCCTCAGCGCGCGGGGGTTGTGCCGAGCGGGACTCGATCAGGCCGTGCCAATCATTCCGCAGTGGCGCCTGTCGTCGCTGCCGCGATACATCGGCTCGTCAGATGTCGAGGTGTTGATTGCAACGTGCGATCAGACCACGGCGACTGGCGTGCGTGATCGGGCGATCCTGCTGCTGTCGGCGCGACTGGGTTTGCGGGCCGGCGACATTCTTTCTCTTCGTCTCACCGATATTGATTGGCAACAAGCGACGCTGTCGGTTCGCGGCAAGGGGCGCCGGGAAACAAGATTACCATTGCCGCAAGACGCCGGTGATGCCGTGCTTGCTTATCTGGATCAAGCCCGGCCGCACGTCGTCGATGGTCGAATCTTCTTCATGTCGAATGCACCAATCCGGCCACTGACAAGGTCGAGTGCAGTCTCTGACGTTGTGCGTTGTGCAATACGAAAGGCCGGCATCACCACTCCGTCGAATGGGGCCAACCTGCTTCGACACTCGGCCGCGACGGCCATGCTGCGAGGCGGCGCGACGCTCGACACGGTTGGTGCCGTGCTGCGCCACCGTTCGCCGGACATGACCGCGCACTATGCCAAAGTCGACGTGACGATGCTGCTGCAGATCGCGCGGCCCTGGCCGGGAGATGCGTGATGCTGAGTCACCATCTTGCCAAATATGTGGACCAGCAGCAGTCGCTGGGGTTCAAGTTCCGCGTCCAGCAAATCCTGCTGAGGGGCTACGTCGGCTTCGTCGAAGAGCACGGCGACCGGCACATCAGAAGTGCCCGGGTCCTGGCATGGGCCGCACGTGCGCCGTCACCGGAGCAGCGCCGCAACAGGTTGCTTACCGTGCGGCGGTTCGCGCTGGCGATGCACGCCGAGAATCCGCGCCATCAGGTTCCGGCGGCGGATGCACTCGGCCACGCCGTCGTCAAGCGGCGATCGCCGTATATCTATAGTGCGGACGAGATCGCACGATTGCTTCGCGCTGCGGCGGCACTCCGGCCGGCGGGCTCGATCAGACCGATCATGTACACAACGCTCTTCGGCCTGCTCACCGCTACCGGCATGCGGATCGCAGAAGCATTGGCGCTGCAGATCGACGATGTGACTGCCGATGGGCTCGTCGTCCGGCAGACCAAGTTCCAGAAGAGCCGGCTGTTGCCGCTTCACGCAACAGCTCGGCTGGCGCTCGACAGATATCTGGTCGCCCGGCGGTCGCTGACCACCACAGATCGCGCTCTCTTCGTATCGGTTGCTGGGCAGTCGCTGCCCTACAACACCGTGCGACG
The nucleotide sequence above comes from Bradyrhizobium sp. NDS-1. Encoded proteins:
- a CDS encoding tyrosine-type recombinase/integrase: MAESSESHRHGQRCMDAGDLAPLVTEFARHLTGLGHASLTVSGYDAAARHLAQWLTLAKIAVADIDDGVTDRFARHRCRCPGIRREKGVSEKYVRRVRRFVEFLGERGIVQRKPKLASPTLDRRVVEFQDWLRQHRGVTELTIDRHGRMVMRLLPALGIRPRNWNAQLIRNVIIAETKRVSLAYVKTMTMALRGFLRFLSARGLCRAGLDQAVPIIPQWRLSSLPRYIGSSDVEVLIATCDQTTATGVRDRAILLLSARLGLRAGDILSLRLTDIDWQQATLSVRGKGRRETRLPLPQDAGDAVLAYLDQARPHVVDGRIFFMSNAPIRPLTRSSAVSDVVRCAIRKAGITTPSNGANLLRHSAATAMLRGGATLDTVGAVLRHRSPDMTAHYAKVDVTMLLQIARPWPGDA
- a CDS encoding tyrosine-type recombinase/integrase, giving the protein MLSHHLAKYVDQQQSLGFKFRVQQILLRGYVGFVEEHGDRHIRSARVLAWAARAPSPEQRRNRLLTVRRFALAMHAENPRHQVPAADALGHAVVKRRSPYIYSADEIARLLRAAAALRPAGSIRPIMYTTLFGLLTATGMRIAEALALQIDDVTADGLVVRQTKFQKSRLLPLHATARLALDRYLVARRSLTTTDRALFVSVAGQSLPYNTVRRIFLQLLDRTNLRGAYSGRDPRIHDLRHTFAVRSLEQCRHDRAAVACHIVALSTYLGHAHVTDTYWYLQATPVLMGQIAEAGEALLIGGAA